The Papaver somniferum cultivar HN1 chromosome 3, ASM357369v1, whole genome shotgun sequence genome includes a region encoding these proteins:
- the LOC113360911 gene encoding major allergen Pru ar 1-like — translation MACITFDETLACPVSPHRMFHALFLDAHNLMPKIMPQAIKNVEFLSGDGGPGSVQQVNFADGGPAKYVKNRLDSKDKDNFECKYTVIGCDAFGDKVDYIVNEVKFEAAPGGGSICKTKSTYHPKAGVVLNEEEIKAGKEKSQGVYKFVENYLVENPHVYA, via the exons ATGGCTTGTATCACCTTTGACGAGACTTTGGCTTGCCCCGTCTCCCCACACAGGATGTTCCATGCATTGTTTCTCGATGCTCACAATTTGATGCCTAAGATCATGCCTCAAGCCATCAAAAATGTGGAATTTCTTTCCGGTGATGGAGGACCAGGAAGTGTTCAACAAGTTAACTTCGCCGATG GAGGCCCAGCGAAGTACGTTAAGAACAGACTAGACTCgaaagacaaagacaactttGAATGCAAGTACACCGTAATTGGATGCGACGCGTTCGGTGACAAGGTCGACTATATCGTTAATGAGGTCAAATTCGAAGCTGCTCCTGGTGGAGGATCAATCTGTAAGACAAAAAGCACTTACCATCCGAAAGCTGGTGTTGTATTGAATGAAGAAGAGATCAAGGCCGGAAAAGAAAAATCGCAGGGTGTATACAAGTTTGTTGAGAATTACCTGGTTGAGAACCCTCATGTTTACGCTTAA